A genomic region of Synechococcus sp. NOUM97013 contains the following coding sequences:
- a CDS encoding ATP-dependent RecD-like DNA helicase, giving the protein MSQQPLDNAAAQALSRGLMAMLTRRRPLPKQLTPLEQTALQDLVQALTHALGRGEMSVNLGDRAPEPEGLSAAGWPSTHRQALDRSGWLSEDPALMVLNGDQLLWQRWHQGMTALENCLVQRSRLSPTGQRSTHQPPRHSSLSSHSNSNAQLNNEQQAAVEAISRHRLVLLSGGPGTGKTSTVKAMLLRAIHDRGELRIHLAAPTGKAARRLQEAVRRDPTTAGLPCTTLHRLLQSRPGGFGRNRRHPLGLDLLVVDEMSMVDLNLAQALMDALPDSAQLVLVGDENQLPPIGVGAVWQKLQSEGLHQRFGQASIRLQAVYRNRGDLARLSHGLCQDGPDAFWQGVSALDDASNVKPILTPSTRLPDPVLKALHQHMNALRKASQALSISAEGEPDPHQAHALLEQLDSLMVLCPRRRGLWGVETLHRQLVAGQGPDAWPEGLPVLCSDNQTELGLANGDLGICIGQGASRRLLFRCSDDAGNSSCRLLHPARVKQLQPALALTIHKAQGSEADDVILLWPPQDDRPTTSLLYTAMTRARRHLTIVRLAATVTGSTVTGSDA; this is encoded by the coding sequence GTGAGCCAACAACCGCTGGACAACGCTGCAGCACAAGCCCTCAGCCGGGGACTGATGGCGATGCTGACCCGCCGCCGTCCCTTGCCCAAGCAACTGACACCCCTAGAGCAGACAGCGCTGCAGGATCTCGTGCAGGCACTCACCCACGCCCTCGGTCGCGGTGAAATGAGCGTGAACCTCGGCGATCGTGCGCCCGAGCCCGAAGGCCTGTCGGCCGCGGGGTGGCCCTCCACCCACCGCCAGGCCCTGGACCGCAGCGGCTGGCTCAGCGAAGACCCCGCCCTGATGGTGTTGAACGGCGACCAGCTGCTGTGGCAGCGCTGGCATCAGGGCATGACCGCGCTGGAGAACTGCCTTGTGCAGCGAAGCCGGCTGAGCCCCACGGGACAGCGTTCGACGCACCAGCCACCACGCCACAGCTCCCTCAGCTCCCACAGCAACAGCAATGCGCAGCTCAACAACGAACAGCAGGCAGCGGTGGAAGCCATCAGCCGTCACCGGCTGGTGTTGCTCAGCGGAGGTCCAGGCACGGGCAAAACCAGCACCGTGAAGGCCATGTTGCTGCGGGCGATCCACGACCGTGGTGAGCTGCGCATCCATCTCGCCGCACCAACGGGCAAGGCGGCCCGCCGCCTGCAGGAGGCCGTGCGACGCGATCCGACCACCGCCGGACTCCCCTGCACCACGCTGCACCGATTGCTCCAGTCCAGACCGGGAGGATTCGGCCGCAACCGCAGACACCCCTTAGGCCTCGATCTGCTGGTGGTGGATGAGATGTCGATGGTGGATCTCAACCTGGCCCAGGCACTGATGGATGCCCTGCCTGACAGCGCACAACTGGTGCTAGTCGGCGATGAAAATCAACTTCCACCGATCGGGGTGGGCGCGGTCTGGCAGAAACTGCAGTCAGAGGGCCTCCACCAGCGATTCGGGCAGGCATCCATCCGTCTCCAAGCGGTGTACCGCAACCGTGGCGATCTGGCTCGTTTGAGCCACGGGCTCTGCCAAGACGGGCCGGACGCCTTCTGGCAAGGCGTATCGGCACTGGATGACGCCTCGAACGTCAAGCCGATCCTCACGCCATCAACGCGACTACCCGACCCCGTGCTGAAGGCCCTCCATCAACACATGAACGCATTGAGAAAGGCCTCTCAGGCGCTGAGCATCTCCGCCGAAGGCGAGCCTGACCCGCACCAGGCGCATGCACTGCTGGAGCAACTCGACTCCCTGATGGTGTTGTGCCCACGGCGTCGGGGACTCTGGGGTGTCGAGACGCTGCACCGGCAGCTGGTGGCGGGCCAAGGTCCAGACGCATGGCCGGAAGGACTGCCGGTGCTCTGCAGTGACAACCAGACGGAACTAGGGCTCGCCAATGGTGATCTCGGAATCTGCATCGGCCAAGGCGCCAGCCGCAGGCTGTTGTTCCGCTGCAGTGATGATGCGGGCAACAGTTCCTGTCGCCTGCTACATCCAGCGCGCGTCAAACAGCTCCAGCCCGCCCTGGCGCTGACGATCCACAAAGCGCAGGGGAGCGAAGCGGATGACGTGATCCTGCTCTGGCCACCCCAGGACGATCGGCCGACCACATCGCTGCTTTACACCGCGATGACCCGCGCGCGTCGCCATCTGACCATCGTGCGACTGGCTGCCACGGTCACTGGAAGCACAGTCACTGGCAGCGACGCTTAA